A genomic segment from Lates calcarifer isolate ASB-BC8 linkage group LG13, TLL_Latcal_v3, whole genome shotgun sequence encodes:
- the si:dkey-251i10.2 gene encoding putative defense protein Hdd11 encodes MELLLPSLFVLHVVCFVSGYPSGAPTGACEDMLPRHTGVQPQPSPAPYALLTNTRTFQPGKPITVTVTGPGYRGVLLEARSGSSTNALGSWQLPPPDTRFLECTGNPQGAVTHANTNLKGNTTVYRWIPPNSTSPVYFMATVAQQRAVFWVNVRSTILTRGKAGDLDLATGASAGVAEEKPLLLLVICFLMIQVLG; translated from the exons ATGGAGTTGTTGTTGCCCAGTCTCTTTGTGCTTCATGTGGTCTGTTTTGTCAGTGGCTATCCCTCTGGTGCTCCCACGGGTGCCTGCGAGGACATGTTGCCTCGCCACACAGGGGTGCAGCCTCAGCCTTCACCAGCACCCTACGCTCTTCTCACCAACACCAGGACGTTTCAGCCAGGCAAACCCATAACTG tAACTGTCACTGGACCAGGATACAGAGGTGTGCTTCTGGAAGCTCGATCAGGCAGCAGCACTAACGCTCTGGGGAGCTGGCAACTTCCTCCTCCAGACACGAGGTTTCTTGAG TGCACAGGGAATCCACAAGGTGCTGTTACTCATGCCAACACCAATCTGAAGGGCAACACCACTGTATACAGATGGATCCCACCTAACTCAACAAGCCCTGTCTACTTCAT ggcCACAGTAGCTCAGCAGCGTGCTGTCTTCTGGGTTAATGTGAGGTCCACCATTCTGACCAGAG GGAAAGCAGGAGATCTTGATTTGGCGACAGGTGCAAGTGCTGGAGTGGCCGAAGAAAAACCTCTACTTCTCCTTGTGATATGTTTTCTGATGATACAGGTGCTGGGGTGA
- the LOC108877990 gene encoding pikachurin isoform X2 — MESTCKERSLLYLLLFAICTSSVCFCARRSNVRRSDRLSPPLDIQLETINCTAFSVRWKMPRRHVSTITGYKVFYTEMRNGNPIGTASLMEVPLSLDMLTTGQFDGQASFDVDIGKLKVNTKYRVSVGAYGWAGEGRPSMPRDISTASHEMCMPPSPPTQPVVMAVSDTELALSWQQGESEGSAPVLHFLVAYIRPEMDTEWTYIREPIQTNSMVLKGLIPETEYQFVVRAVNVHGVSPPSHINNPVRTLGTSEVGSGDYGRYITDSRIKDDDGFDIDDSDYDIFIEELKPFPGINQDNKKSQLRSHSGPPSGRNVVYRMNTRAPPNVTAPPVSTTTSSIFADFTDLIFSTTSEPSTTPDITTTAPPATTSVTLPTTTTTPTMSPWKGEVPRVYDLTCDDTVCPPDSFCLSDYDSGGSRCHCNLGRRGDTCSEVVLVNFPRFYGHSHMTFEPLKNSYQTFQITLEFKADSEDGLLLYCGENEHGRGDFTSLSLVRGKLHYRFNCGTGAAQIVSESRIVLGQWHTVTVFRDGMSGWLRMDNDTPISGRSQGQYTKITFRSPLYVGGSPSVYWLVRATGTNRGFVGCVQSLTINNKATDIRPWPLGRALSGADIGECSDSVCDLVSCANGGTCFANRADGYICLCPLGFRGALCEESFSLSSPLFNETAFSYAVIPWPLSSQSYLSFMEFELTFRPSMPDGTLLYSDDAGSADFLSINLVNRYVEFRFDCGSGGAIIRSEEQISLDAWHELRVSRTAKSGILQVDSQRPMEGIAEGAFTQINCSSPLYIGGVPEYDKTKRTAGVIKPYTGIIQKLILNDRTIPITTGSAGGVNVANSAHPCVESPCANGGTCRPKWDGYECDCPLGYDGRHCQKAVTEAIEIPQFIGRSYLTYDNRDILKRVSGSRSNLFMRFKSTAKDGLLLWRGDSPMRPNSDFLSMGLQDGALIFSYNLGSGAVNIIVNGTFSDGKWHRVKAVRDGQSGKLTVDDYGAKTGRSPGKMRQLNINGPLYVGGMKEIALHTNRQYIGGLVGCVSHFTLSTDYHLALVEDAADGKNINTCSN; from the exons ATCGTCTGAGTCCTCCATTAGACATCCAGCTGGAGACAATCAACTGCACCGCCTTCAGTGTACGATGGAAGATGCCCCGGCGACATGTTAGCACCATCACTGGATACAAG GTCTTCTATACAGAGATGAGGAATGGGAATCCAATAGGTACAGCATCTTTGATGGAGGTGCCTCTCAGCTTGGACATGTTGACCACT GGACAATTTGATGGACAAGCAAGCTTT GATGTGGACATCGGTAAACTAAAGGTGAACACTAAGTACAGAGTCAGTGTCGGAGCATATGGCTGGGCAGGGGAGGGTAGACCCAGCATGCCCAGAGACATCAGCACGGCATCACATG AAATGTGCATGCCCCCATCGCCCCCCACTCAGCCTGTTGTCATGGCTGTGTCTGACACAGAGCTTGCGTTGTCATGGCAGCAAGGAGAGAGCGAGGGAAGCGCACCTGTCCTTCACTTCCTGGTGGCGTACATCAG gcCAGAAATGGACACAGAGTGGACATATATTCGTGAGCCCATTCAGACCAACTCCATGGTTTTGAAAGGGTTGATACCGGAAACAGAGTACCAGTTTGTTGTCAGGGCGGTTAACGTGCACGGAGTTAGCCCACCCAGCCACATCAACAACCCTGTGCGCACTCTCG GCACATCAGAAGTTGGCAGTGGTGATTATGGCCGTTACATCACAGATTCCAGGATCAAAGATGATGATGGCTTCGACATTGATGACTCAGACTATGATATCTTTATTGAGGAG TTGAAACCATTCCCAGGTATCAACCAGGACAACAAGAAGTCCCAGCTCCGTTCACACTCGGGTCCTCCATCTGGTCGGAACGTTGTTTACCGTATGAACACCAGAGCTCCTCCTAATGTTACTGCCCCACCTGTTTCCACCACCACCTCGTCCATCTTCGCAGACTTCACAGATCTGATTTTCTCAACCACTTCAGAGCCCAGTACCACCCCTGACATCACAACCACTGCCCCACCTGCCACTACCAG CGTCACTTTgccaaccaccaccaccaccccaaccATGTCCCCTTGGAAAGGTGAAGTGCCTCGGGTGTATGACCTGACCTGCGATGATACTGTGTGTCCCCCCGACAGCTTCTGTCTCAGTGATTATGACAGTGGAGGTTCACGCTGCCACTGTAACCTCGGACGCAGAGGGGACACTTGCTCTGAGG tggtATTGGTGAACTTTCCCAGGTTCTATGGCCACTCTCACATGACATTTGAACCCTTGAAAAACTCTTACCAGACCTTTCAAATCACTCTGGAGTTCAAG GCAGACTCTGAGGATGGCTTGTTACTATACTGCGGTGAGAATGAGCATGGCCGTGGAGACTTTACCTCTTTGTCCCTGGTGCGAGGCAAGCTGCACTACAG gtttaATTGTGGCACGGGAGCAGCTCAGATAGTCAGTGAGAGTCGTATTGTTCTTGGCCAGTGGCACACAGTAACTGTCTTCAGAGACGGCATGAGTGGCTGGCTGCGTATGGACAATGACACCCCTATATCTGGGCGCTCACAG GGCCAGTACACGAAGATCACTTTCCGCTCCCCGCTGTATGTTGGGGGATCGCCGAGTGTGTATTGGTTGGTCAGGGCAACAGGGACAAATCGTGGCTTTGTTGGCTGCGTccagagtctgaccatcaacaaCAAGGCCACAGATATCAGACCCTGGCCTCTGGGCAGAGCTCTGAGTGGAGCTGATATAG GTGAgtgcagtgacagtgtgtgtgacctgGTCAGCTGTGCCAACGGCGGCACCTGCTTTGCAAACCGTGCTGATGGCTACATCTGCCTGTGCCCGCTCGGCTTCAGGGGAGCACTCTGTGAGGAGA GTTTTTCACTCTCTTCACCACTCTTCAATGAGACAGCGTTTTCATACGCTGTCATCCCCTGGCCTCTGTCCTCTCAGAGTTACCTGTCCTTCATGGAGTTCGAGCTGACTTTCCGGCCGTCGATGCCTGACGGGACGCTGCTGTACAGTGATGATGCAGGCAGTGCAGACTTCCTGTCTATAAACCTGGTGAACAGATATGTAGAGTTTAGATTTGACTGCGGCTCTGGAGGAGCGATCATAAG GAGTGAGGAGCAGATCAGTCTGGACGCATGGCATGAGCTGAGGGTGTCTCGCACAGCAAAGAGTGGCATCCTACAGGTGGATAGTCAGAGGCCAATGGAAGGAATTGCTGAG GGAGCCTTCACTCAGATCAACTGCAGTTCACCTCTCTATATTGGAGGGGTACCAGAATATGATAAAACCAAGAGGACGGCAGGTGTAATAAAACCCTACACTGGAATTATTCAGAAG CTGATACTCAATGACCGCACCATTCCAATTACTACTGGCTCTGCTGGTGGTGTTAATGTAGCAAATTCGGCACACCCATGTGTGGAAAGTCCCTGCGCCAACGGTGGGACCTGCAGACCTAAGTGGGATGGATATGAGTGTGACTGCCCCCTAGGGTATGATGGCAGGCACTGCCAGAAAG CTGTGACTGAAGCCATTGAGATCCCACAGTTCATTGGGCGAAGTTACCTGACTTACGACAACAGAGACATCCTTAAAAG GGTTTCTGGGTCCAGGTCCAACCTCTTCATGCGGTTTAAAAGCACAGCCAAGGATGGCTTGTTGCTGTGGCGAGGAGACAGTCCAATGAGGCCCAACAGTGACTTCCTGTCTATGGGGCTTCAGGATGGTGCACTAATCTTCAG TTATAACCTGGGCAGTGGGGCAGTTAACATCATTGTCAATGGGACCTTTAGCGATGGAAAGTGGCACAGAGTCAAAGCTGTGAG GGATGGCCAGTCAGGGAAGCTGACAGTGGATGACTATGGAGCGAAGACAGGCAGGTCTCCTGGCAAGATGAGACAACTCAATATCAACGGACCCTTATATGTTG GTGGCATGAAAGAGATAGCTCTTCATACAAACAGGCAGTACATTGGAGGCTTAGTGGGCTGTGTGTCCCACTTCACACTCTCCACTGATTATCACTTAGCACTGGTGGAGGATGCTGCAGATGGCAAGAACATCAACACCTGCTCTAACTAG
- the opn4xb gene encoding opsin 4xb — translation MWSTESMEPEKAHTQSSFFSKVDVPDHAHYIVALFVFVIGALGITGNALVMFAFYSNKKLRNLPNYFIMNLAVSDFLMAFTQSPIFFINCLYKEWVFGEMGCKMYAFCGALFGIASMINLLAISIDRYVVITKPLKAIHWSSKRKTALAILMVWLYSLAWSLAPLVGWSSYIPEGLMTSCTWDYVTYTLANRSYTMMLCCFVFFIPLGIIFYCYLFMFLAIRKTSREVERLGTQVRKSTLIQQKSIRSEWKLAKIAFVVIVVYVLSWSPYACVTLISWAGHANILSPYSKAVPAIIAKASTIYNPFIYAIIHNKYRMTLAEKFPCLWFLSPAPRKECISSSISVSSFRDSIISRQSTASRTHFITDSSKSTDMVLKDVEMEPLGRKSGDSFRSMSSYRESGRGRSYKKQLEQKATKTRAAEKHPSAMSESSSTCEHELVSSSLTIATVPLLVLTRRRSQSLTNEISDAGEQKRSISDRLNSHKSDSFDSPTFRKIPPSDPRLPQGVPRIIVISPTSESSLTNHDSVCLEESVEALENNFFVSLNFSSEVFEAVELIS, via the exons ATGTGGTCCACTGAGAGTATGGAGCCAGAGAAAGCACACACCCAGAGCAGCTTCTTCAGCAAGGTGGATGTGCCTGACCATGCTCACTACATTGTCGCATTGTTCGTCTTTGTAATCGGGGCACTGGGCATCACTGGCAATGCTCTGGTTATGTTCGCCTTCTATAG taacaAGAAGCTTCGTAACCTGCCCAACTACTTTATCATGAACTTGGCGGTCAGTGACTTCCTCATGGCTTTCACACAGTCGCCCATTTTCTTCATCAACTGTCTCTACAAAGAATGGGTGTTTGGAGAGATGG GCTGTAAGATGTATGCATTCTGCGGCGCCCTGTTTGGCATTGCCTCCATGATAAACCTGCTGGCCATCTCTATTGACCGCTATGTGGTTATAACCAAGCCCCTGAAGGCAATACACTGGAGCTCCAAACGGAAAACTGCCCTGGCCATCCTTATGGTCTGGCTTTACTCTCTGGCTTGGAGTCTGGCTCCTCTAGTCGGCTGGA GCTCTTATATCCCCGAGGGTCTGATGACATCTTGTACATGGGATTATGTCACATACACATTGGCCAATAGGAGCTACACAATGatgctgtgctgttttgttttctttattccaCTGGGAATCATCTTTTACTGCTATCTCTTTATGTTTCTGGCCATAAGGAAGACTAGCAG GGAGGTAGAACGTCTGGGGACTCAGGTGAGGAAATCCACCCTCATCCAGCAGAAATCCATCAGGAGCGAGTGGAAGTTGGCAAAGATCGCCTTTGTCGTCATTGTGGTCTATGTTCTCTCCTGGTCACCATATGCCTGTGTCACACTGATTTCCTGGGCTGG GCATGCCAACATCTTGTCGCCATACTCCAAGGCTGTACCTGCAATCATAGCAAAAGCCTCCACTATCTACAATCCTTTCATCTATGCTATCATACACAACAAATACAG GATGACTCTGGCAGAGAAATTTCCCTGCCTTTGGTTTCTGTCTCCTGCTCCTCGGAAGGAATGCATCTCCTCATCCATCAGTGTGTCATCTTTCAGGGACTCCATCATCAGTAGACAGTCCACAGCATCAAGGACACACTTCATCACAGATTCATCCAAATCCACAGACATG GTCTTGAAGGATGTAGAAATGGAGCCTTTAGGGAGAAAGTCAGGTGATTCCTTCAGGAGTATGTCATCATACAGAGAGTCTGGCAGAGGGAGATCCTATAAGAAACAGTTAGAGCAGAAGGCCACCAAGACCCGTGCAGCAGAGAAG CATCCATCTGCCATGAGTGAATCATCAAGCACCTGTGAGCATGAACTGGTGTCCAGCTCTCTAACCATCGCCACTGTCCCCCTACTAGTACTTACCAGGAGGCGCAGCCAGAGTCTGACCAATGAAATTTCAGATGCTGGGGAGCAGAAACGCAGCATCAGTGACAGGCTGAACAGCCACAAGAGCGACTCTTTCGATTCCCCCACTTTCAGAAAAATCCCACCTAGTGATCCCAGGTTGCCTCAGGGTGTTCCACGCATAATTGTCATCAGTCCCACTTCTGAGAGCAGCCTCACCAACCATGACAGTGTCTGCTTGGAGGAGAGTGTGGAGGCACTGGAGAACAATTTTTTTGTCAGTCTGAACTTCTCATCAGAGGTCTTTGAGGCAGTGGAGCTAATCTCATGA
- the LOC108877990 gene encoding pikachurin isoform X1, with product MESTCKERSLLYLLLFAICTSSVCFCARRSNVRRSDRLSPPLDIQLETINCTAFSVRWKMPRRHVSTITGYKVFYTEMRNGNPIGTASLMEVPLSLDMLTTGQFDGQASFDVDIGKLKVNTKYRVSVGAYGWAGEGRPSMPRDISTASHEMCMPPSPPTQPVVMAVSDTELALSWQQGESEGSAPVLHFLVAYIRPEMDTEWTYIREPIQTNSMVLKGLIPETEYQFVVRAVNVHGVSPPSHINNPVRTLGTSEVGSGDYGRYITDSRIKDDDGFDIDDSDYDIFIEELKPFPGINQDNKKSQLRSHSGPPSGRNVVYRMNTRAPPNVTAPPVSTTTSSIFADFTDLIFSTTSEPSTTPDITTTAPPATTSVTLPTTTTTPTMSPWKGEVPRVYDLTCDDTVCPPDSFCLSDYDSGGSRCHCNLGRRGDTCSEVVLVNFPRFYGHSHMTFEPLKNSYQTFQITLEFKADSEDGLLLYCGENEHGRGDFTSLSLVRGKLHYRFNCGTGAAQIVSESRIVLGQWHTVTVFRDGMSGWLRMDNDTPISGRSQGQYTKITFRSPLYVGGSPSVYWLVRATGTNRGFVGCVQSLTINNKATDIRPWPLGRALSGADIGECSDSVCDLVSCANGGTCFANRADGYICLCPLGFRGALCEESFSLSSPLFNETAFSYAVIPWPLSSQSYLSFMEFELTFRPSMPDGTLLYSDDAGSADFLSINLVNRYVEFRFDCGSGGAIIRSEEQISLDAWHELRVSRTAKSGILQVDSQRPMEGIAEGAFTQINCSSPLYIGGVPEYDKTKRTAGVIKPYTGIIQKLILNDRTIPITTGSAGGVNVANSAHPCVESPCANGGTCRPKWDGYECDCPLGYDGRHCQKECGNYCLNTVTEAIEIPQFIGRSYLTYDNRDILKRVSGSRSNLFMRFKSTAKDGLLLWRGDSPMRPNSDFLSMGLQDGALIFSYNLGSGAVNIIVNGTFSDGKWHRVKAVRDGQSGKLTVDDYGAKTGRSPGKMRQLNINGPLYVGGMKEIALHTNRQYIGGLVGCVSHFTLSTDYHLALVEDAADGKNINTCSN from the exons ATCGTCTGAGTCCTCCATTAGACATCCAGCTGGAGACAATCAACTGCACCGCCTTCAGTGTACGATGGAAGATGCCCCGGCGACATGTTAGCACCATCACTGGATACAAG GTCTTCTATACAGAGATGAGGAATGGGAATCCAATAGGTACAGCATCTTTGATGGAGGTGCCTCTCAGCTTGGACATGTTGACCACT GGACAATTTGATGGACAAGCAAGCTTT GATGTGGACATCGGTAAACTAAAGGTGAACACTAAGTACAGAGTCAGTGTCGGAGCATATGGCTGGGCAGGGGAGGGTAGACCCAGCATGCCCAGAGACATCAGCACGGCATCACATG AAATGTGCATGCCCCCATCGCCCCCCACTCAGCCTGTTGTCATGGCTGTGTCTGACACAGAGCTTGCGTTGTCATGGCAGCAAGGAGAGAGCGAGGGAAGCGCACCTGTCCTTCACTTCCTGGTGGCGTACATCAG gcCAGAAATGGACACAGAGTGGACATATATTCGTGAGCCCATTCAGACCAACTCCATGGTTTTGAAAGGGTTGATACCGGAAACAGAGTACCAGTTTGTTGTCAGGGCGGTTAACGTGCACGGAGTTAGCCCACCCAGCCACATCAACAACCCTGTGCGCACTCTCG GCACATCAGAAGTTGGCAGTGGTGATTATGGCCGTTACATCACAGATTCCAGGATCAAAGATGATGATGGCTTCGACATTGATGACTCAGACTATGATATCTTTATTGAGGAG TTGAAACCATTCCCAGGTATCAACCAGGACAACAAGAAGTCCCAGCTCCGTTCACACTCGGGTCCTCCATCTGGTCGGAACGTTGTTTACCGTATGAACACCAGAGCTCCTCCTAATGTTACTGCCCCACCTGTTTCCACCACCACCTCGTCCATCTTCGCAGACTTCACAGATCTGATTTTCTCAACCACTTCAGAGCCCAGTACCACCCCTGACATCACAACCACTGCCCCACCTGCCACTACCAG CGTCACTTTgccaaccaccaccaccaccccaaccATGTCCCCTTGGAAAGGTGAAGTGCCTCGGGTGTATGACCTGACCTGCGATGATACTGTGTGTCCCCCCGACAGCTTCTGTCTCAGTGATTATGACAGTGGAGGTTCACGCTGCCACTGTAACCTCGGACGCAGAGGGGACACTTGCTCTGAGG tggtATTGGTGAACTTTCCCAGGTTCTATGGCCACTCTCACATGACATTTGAACCCTTGAAAAACTCTTACCAGACCTTTCAAATCACTCTGGAGTTCAAG GCAGACTCTGAGGATGGCTTGTTACTATACTGCGGTGAGAATGAGCATGGCCGTGGAGACTTTACCTCTTTGTCCCTGGTGCGAGGCAAGCTGCACTACAG gtttaATTGTGGCACGGGAGCAGCTCAGATAGTCAGTGAGAGTCGTATTGTTCTTGGCCAGTGGCACACAGTAACTGTCTTCAGAGACGGCATGAGTGGCTGGCTGCGTATGGACAATGACACCCCTATATCTGGGCGCTCACAG GGCCAGTACACGAAGATCACTTTCCGCTCCCCGCTGTATGTTGGGGGATCGCCGAGTGTGTATTGGTTGGTCAGGGCAACAGGGACAAATCGTGGCTTTGTTGGCTGCGTccagagtctgaccatcaacaaCAAGGCCACAGATATCAGACCCTGGCCTCTGGGCAGAGCTCTGAGTGGAGCTGATATAG GTGAgtgcagtgacagtgtgtgtgacctgGTCAGCTGTGCCAACGGCGGCACCTGCTTTGCAAACCGTGCTGATGGCTACATCTGCCTGTGCCCGCTCGGCTTCAGGGGAGCACTCTGTGAGGAGA GTTTTTCACTCTCTTCACCACTCTTCAATGAGACAGCGTTTTCATACGCTGTCATCCCCTGGCCTCTGTCCTCTCAGAGTTACCTGTCCTTCATGGAGTTCGAGCTGACTTTCCGGCCGTCGATGCCTGACGGGACGCTGCTGTACAGTGATGATGCAGGCAGTGCAGACTTCCTGTCTATAAACCTGGTGAACAGATATGTAGAGTTTAGATTTGACTGCGGCTCTGGAGGAGCGATCATAAG GAGTGAGGAGCAGATCAGTCTGGACGCATGGCATGAGCTGAGGGTGTCTCGCACAGCAAAGAGTGGCATCCTACAGGTGGATAGTCAGAGGCCAATGGAAGGAATTGCTGAG GGAGCCTTCACTCAGATCAACTGCAGTTCACCTCTCTATATTGGAGGGGTACCAGAATATGATAAAACCAAGAGGACGGCAGGTGTAATAAAACCCTACACTGGAATTATTCAGAAG CTGATACTCAATGACCGCACCATTCCAATTACTACTGGCTCTGCTGGTGGTGTTAATGTAGCAAATTCGGCACACCCATGTGTGGAAAGTCCCTGCGCCAACGGTGGGACCTGCAGACCTAAGTGGGATGGATATGAGTGTGACTGCCCCCTAGGGTATGATGGCAGGCACTGCCAGAAAG AGTGTGGGAATTACTGTTTGAACA CTGTGACTGAAGCCATTGAGATCCCACAGTTCATTGGGCGAAGTTACCTGACTTACGACAACAGAGACATCCTTAAAAG GGTTTCTGGGTCCAGGTCCAACCTCTTCATGCGGTTTAAAAGCACAGCCAAGGATGGCTTGTTGCTGTGGCGAGGAGACAGTCCAATGAGGCCCAACAGTGACTTCCTGTCTATGGGGCTTCAGGATGGTGCACTAATCTTCAG TTATAACCTGGGCAGTGGGGCAGTTAACATCATTGTCAATGGGACCTTTAGCGATGGAAAGTGGCACAGAGTCAAAGCTGTGAG GGATGGCCAGTCAGGGAAGCTGACAGTGGATGACTATGGAGCGAAGACAGGCAGGTCTCCTGGCAAGATGAGACAACTCAATATCAACGGACCCTTATATGTTG GTGGCATGAAAGAGATAGCTCTTCATACAAACAGGCAGTACATTGGAGGCTTAGTGGGCTGTGTGTCCCACTTCACACTCTCCACTGATTATCACTTAGCACTGGTGGAGGATGCTGCAGATGGCAAGAACATCAACACCTGCTCTAACTAG